A stretch of Ipomoea triloba cultivar NCNSP0323 chromosome 11, ASM357664v1 DNA encodes these proteins:
- the LOC115996548 gene encoding uncharacterized protein LOC115996548 isoform X3 produces the protein MAAAVSGTAVPSIEKSDFLKLQNGSDIRGVAVAGVEGEPVSLTEPVAEAIGAAFAAWLLEKKKLDASRSLKISIGHDSRISAQKLQDAVSRGLARAGMDVIQYGLASTPAMFNSTLTENDEALCPVDGSIMITASHLPYNRNGFKFFTNAGGLGKADIKDILERAASVYKTFTDEDLKITVPRASVSVKRVDYMSVYASNLVATVRRAASNIEKPLEGFHIVVDAGNGAGGFFTGKVLEPLGAITSGSQFLEPDGMFPNHIPNPEDKTAMKAITQAVLDNKADLGIIFDTDVDRSAAVDSRGQEFNRNRLIALMSAIILEEHPGTTIVTDSVTSDGLSTFIEKKLGGKHHRFKRGYKNVIDEAIRLNSIGEESHLAIETSGHGALKENHWLDDGAYLMVKLLNKLASARASGEGSGSKVLTDLVEGLEEPAFAVELRLKINQNHPGLEGRPFREYGETVLKKLENAVDLDAKLQKPPVNYEGVRASGYGGWFLLRLSLHDPVLPLNIEAPSHDDAVKLGLAVFNAVKEFTALDISALTKFIQV, from the exons ATGGCCg CTGCAGTATCTGGAACAGCTGTACCATCTATTGAGAAAAGTGACTTTCTTAAGCTGCAGAATGGCAG TGACATCCGTGGTGTTGCTGTTGCTGGTGTTGAGGGAGAACCTGTTAGCCTCACAGAGCCCGTTGCAGAAGCAATAGGAGCGGCTTTTGCTGCTTGGTTGCTGGAGAAAAAGAAACTTGATGCCTCTAGATCTTTGAAGATTTCCATTGGGCATGATTCACGAATTTCTGCACAGAAGTTGCAG GATGCCGTTTCTCGTGGACTTGCTCGAGCCGGGATGGATGTCATCCAATATGG ATTAGCTTCAACCCCGGCTATGTTCAATAGCACCCTTACTGAAAATGATGAAGCTTTGTGTCCAGTTGATGGATCCATTATGATAACTG CAAGTCATCTTCCCTACAATAGGAATGGGTTTAAATTCTTTACAAATGCTGGGGGTCTTGGAAAAGCGGACATCAAGGACATCTTGGAGCGTGCTGCAAGTGTATACAAAACATTCACTGATGAAGATTTAAAGATTACTGTACCAAGAGCTTCTGTATCTGTAAAAAGAGTGGATTACATGTCTGTTTATGCATCGAATCTTGTAGCAACAGTTCGAAGAGCTGCCAGTAATATAG AGAAGCCCCTGGAGGGATTCCATATAGTTGTTGATGCTGGAAATGGAGCCGGAGGGTTTTTCACT GGTAAAGTTCTTGAGCCATTGGGTGCCATTACTTCTGGAAGTCAGTTCTTAGAGCCAGATG GTATGTTCCCAAATCACATTCCTAACCCAGAGGATAAGACAGCAATGAAAGCTATCACTCAGGCTGTGCTGGATAATAAGGCTGATCTGGGTATCATCTTTGATACCGATGTTGACAG ATCTGCTGCTGTGGATTCACGTGGTCAAGAGTTTAATAGAAACCGTTTAATTGCTCTAATGTCTGCTATTATCTTGGAGGAG CATCCCGGGACCACTATTGTCACTGACAGTGTGACTTCAGATGGGCTGTCGACATTTATTGAAAAGAAACTAG GAGGAAAACACCATAGATTCAAAAGAGGCTACAAGAATGTCATTGATGAAGCTATTCGGCTG AACTCTATTGGCGAGGAGTCACATTTGGCTATTGAAACTAGTGGCCATGGAGCTCTTAAGGAGAATCACTGGCTCGATGACGGTGCTTACCTCATG GTTAAGCTACTGAATAAGCTTGCATCAGCTAGAGCATCTGGAGAAGGAAGTGGAAGCAAGGTCTTGACAGATTTGGTTGAAGGTCTTGAGGAGCCCGCTTTTGCCGTTGAACTGAGATTAAAAATTAATCAGAACCATCCAGGTCTGGAAGGCAG ACCTTTCAGAGAGTATGGAGAGACAGTTCTTAAAAAATTGGAGAATGCTGTCGACTTGGATGCAAAGCTTCAGAAACCCCCTGTTAACTATGAAGGG GTTAGAGCCTCCGGTTATGGTGGGTGGTTCCTCTTGAGACTCTCGCTTCATGATCCTGTTCTGCCTCTTAATATTGAG GCACCTAGTCATGATGATGCCGTGAAACTTGGGCTTGCTGTTTTTAATGCCGTGAAGGAATTTACTGCACTCGATATTTCTGCGCTAACTAAATTCATCCAAGTTTGA
- the LOC115996548 gene encoding uncharacterized protein LOC115996548 isoform X2 — MLLCPLSNSNRGSVTCNAAVSGTAVPSIEKSDFLKLQNGSDIRGVAVAGVEGEPVSLTEPVAEAIGAAFAAWLLEKKKLDASRSLKISIGHDSRISAQKLQDAVSRGLARAGMDVIQYGLASTPAMFNSTLTENDEALCPVDGSIMITASHLPYNRNGFKFFTNAGGLGKADIKDILERAASVYKTFTDEDLKITVPRASVSVKRVDYMSVYASNLVATVRRAASNIEKPLEGFHIVVDAGNGAGGFFTGKVLEPLGAITSGSQFLEPDGMFPNHIPNPEDKTAMKAITQAVLDNKADLGIIFDTDVDRSAAVDSRGQEFNRNRLIALMSAIILEEHPGTTIVTDSVTSDGLSTFIEKKLGGKHHRFKRGYKNVIDEAIRLNSIGEESHLAIETSGHGALKENHWLDDGAYLMVKLLNKLASARASGEGSGSKVLTDLVEGLEEPAFAVELRLKINQNHPGLEGRPFREYGETVLKKLENAVDLDAKLQKPPVNYEGVRASGYGGWFLLRLSLHDPVLPLNIEAPSHDDAVKLGLAVFNAVKEFTALDISALTKFIQV, encoded by the exons ATGCTATTGTGCCCATTGTCAAACTCTAACCGAGGAAGTGTGACTTGCAATG CTGCAGTATCTGGAACAGCTGTACCATCTATTGAGAAAAGTGACTTTCTTAAGCTGCAGAATGGCAG TGACATCCGTGGTGTTGCTGTTGCTGGTGTTGAGGGAGAACCTGTTAGCCTCACAGAGCCCGTTGCAGAAGCAATAGGAGCGGCTTTTGCTGCTTGGTTGCTGGAGAAAAAGAAACTTGATGCCTCTAGATCTTTGAAGATTTCCATTGGGCATGATTCACGAATTTCTGCACAGAAGTTGCAG GATGCCGTTTCTCGTGGACTTGCTCGAGCCGGGATGGATGTCATCCAATATGG ATTAGCTTCAACCCCGGCTATGTTCAATAGCACCCTTACTGAAAATGATGAAGCTTTGTGTCCAGTTGATGGATCCATTATGATAACTG CAAGTCATCTTCCCTACAATAGGAATGGGTTTAAATTCTTTACAAATGCTGGGGGTCTTGGAAAAGCGGACATCAAGGACATCTTGGAGCGTGCTGCAAGTGTATACAAAACATTCACTGATGAAGATTTAAAGATTACTGTACCAAGAGCTTCTGTATCTGTAAAAAGAGTGGATTACATGTCTGTTTATGCATCGAATCTTGTAGCAACAGTTCGAAGAGCTGCCAGTAATATAG AGAAGCCCCTGGAGGGATTCCATATAGTTGTTGATGCTGGAAATGGAGCCGGAGGGTTTTTCACT GGTAAAGTTCTTGAGCCATTGGGTGCCATTACTTCTGGAAGTCAGTTCTTAGAGCCAGATG GTATGTTCCCAAATCACATTCCTAACCCAGAGGATAAGACAGCAATGAAAGCTATCACTCAGGCTGTGCTGGATAATAAGGCTGATCTGGGTATCATCTTTGATACCGATGTTGACAG ATCTGCTGCTGTGGATTCACGTGGTCAAGAGTTTAATAGAAACCGTTTAATTGCTCTAATGTCTGCTATTATCTTGGAGGAG CATCCCGGGACCACTATTGTCACTGACAGTGTGACTTCAGATGGGCTGTCGACATTTATTGAAAAGAAACTAG GAGGAAAACACCATAGATTCAAAAGAGGCTACAAGAATGTCATTGATGAAGCTATTCGGCTG AACTCTATTGGCGAGGAGTCACATTTGGCTATTGAAACTAGTGGCCATGGAGCTCTTAAGGAGAATCACTGGCTCGATGACGGTGCTTACCTCATG GTTAAGCTACTGAATAAGCTTGCATCAGCTAGAGCATCTGGAGAAGGAAGTGGAAGCAAGGTCTTGACAGATTTGGTTGAAGGTCTTGAGGAGCCCGCTTTTGCCGTTGAACTGAGATTAAAAATTAATCAGAACCATCCAGGTCTGGAAGGCAG ACCTTTCAGAGAGTATGGAGAGACAGTTCTTAAAAAATTGGAGAATGCTGTCGACTTGGATGCAAAGCTTCAGAAACCCCCTGTTAACTATGAAGGG GTTAGAGCCTCCGGTTATGGTGGGTGGTTCCTCTTGAGACTCTCGCTTCATGATCCTGTTCTGCCTCTTAATATTGAG GCACCTAGTCATGATGATGCCGTGAAACTTGGGCTTGCTGTTTTTAATGCCGTGAAGGAATTTACTGCACTCGATATTTCTGCGCTAACTAAATTCATCCAAGTTTGA
- the LOC115996548 gene encoding uncharacterized protein LOC115996548 isoform X1: MAAISGKVVQNSLVAKRCQQNRKFSTQYRQGYCNLNRCNFLPPLVGKLAWNGNSTMLLCPLSNSNRGSVTCNAAVSGTAVPSIEKSDFLKLQNGSDIRGVAVAGVEGEPVSLTEPVAEAIGAAFAAWLLEKKKLDASRSLKISIGHDSRISAQKLQDAVSRGLARAGMDVIQYGLASTPAMFNSTLTENDEALCPVDGSIMITASHLPYNRNGFKFFTNAGGLGKADIKDILERAASVYKTFTDEDLKITVPRASVSVKRVDYMSVYASNLVATVRRAASNIEKPLEGFHIVVDAGNGAGGFFTGKVLEPLGAITSGSQFLEPDGMFPNHIPNPEDKTAMKAITQAVLDNKADLGIIFDTDVDRSAAVDSRGQEFNRNRLIALMSAIILEEHPGTTIVTDSVTSDGLSTFIEKKLGGKHHRFKRGYKNVIDEAIRLNSIGEESHLAIETSGHGALKENHWLDDGAYLMVKLLNKLASARASGEGSGSKVLTDLVEGLEEPAFAVELRLKINQNHPGLEGRPFREYGETVLKKLENAVDLDAKLQKPPVNYEGVRASGYGGWFLLRLSLHDPVLPLNIEAPSHDDAVKLGLAVFNAVKEFTALDISALTKFIQV, from the exons ATGGCCg CAATATCAGGGAAGGTTGTCCAGAATTCTCTGGTAGCAAAACGCTGCCAGCAGAATAGAAAGTTCAGCACTCAATACCGACAAGGCTATTGTAACCTTAATAGGTGCAACTTTCTTCCACCCTTAGTGGGGAAGTTGGCATGGAATGGAAACTCTACCATGCTATTGTGCCCATTGTCAAACTCTAACCGAGGAAGTGTGACTTGCAATG CTGCAGTATCTGGAACAGCTGTACCATCTATTGAGAAAAGTGACTTTCTTAAGCTGCAGAATGGCAG TGACATCCGTGGTGTTGCTGTTGCTGGTGTTGAGGGAGAACCTGTTAGCCTCACAGAGCCCGTTGCAGAAGCAATAGGAGCGGCTTTTGCTGCTTGGTTGCTGGAGAAAAAGAAACTTGATGCCTCTAGATCTTTGAAGATTTCCATTGGGCATGATTCACGAATTTCTGCACAGAAGTTGCAG GATGCCGTTTCTCGTGGACTTGCTCGAGCCGGGATGGATGTCATCCAATATGG ATTAGCTTCAACCCCGGCTATGTTCAATAGCACCCTTACTGAAAATGATGAAGCTTTGTGTCCAGTTGATGGATCCATTATGATAACTG CAAGTCATCTTCCCTACAATAGGAATGGGTTTAAATTCTTTACAAATGCTGGGGGTCTTGGAAAAGCGGACATCAAGGACATCTTGGAGCGTGCTGCAAGTGTATACAAAACATTCACTGATGAAGATTTAAAGATTACTGTACCAAGAGCTTCTGTATCTGTAAAAAGAGTGGATTACATGTCTGTTTATGCATCGAATCTTGTAGCAACAGTTCGAAGAGCTGCCAGTAATATAG AGAAGCCCCTGGAGGGATTCCATATAGTTGTTGATGCTGGAAATGGAGCCGGAGGGTTTTTCACT GGTAAAGTTCTTGAGCCATTGGGTGCCATTACTTCTGGAAGTCAGTTCTTAGAGCCAGATG GTATGTTCCCAAATCACATTCCTAACCCAGAGGATAAGACAGCAATGAAAGCTATCACTCAGGCTGTGCTGGATAATAAGGCTGATCTGGGTATCATCTTTGATACCGATGTTGACAG ATCTGCTGCTGTGGATTCACGTGGTCAAGAGTTTAATAGAAACCGTTTAATTGCTCTAATGTCTGCTATTATCTTGGAGGAG CATCCCGGGACCACTATTGTCACTGACAGTGTGACTTCAGATGGGCTGTCGACATTTATTGAAAAGAAACTAG GAGGAAAACACCATAGATTCAAAAGAGGCTACAAGAATGTCATTGATGAAGCTATTCGGCTG AACTCTATTGGCGAGGAGTCACATTTGGCTATTGAAACTAGTGGCCATGGAGCTCTTAAGGAGAATCACTGGCTCGATGACGGTGCTTACCTCATG GTTAAGCTACTGAATAAGCTTGCATCAGCTAGAGCATCTGGAGAAGGAAGTGGAAGCAAGGTCTTGACAGATTTGGTTGAAGGTCTTGAGGAGCCCGCTTTTGCCGTTGAACTGAGATTAAAAATTAATCAGAACCATCCAGGTCTGGAAGGCAG ACCTTTCAGAGAGTATGGAGAGACAGTTCTTAAAAAATTGGAGAATGCTGTCGACTTGGATGCAAAGCTTCAGAAACCCCCTGTTAACTATGAAGGG GTTAGAGCCTCCGGTTATGGTGGGTGGTTCCTCTTGAGACTCTCGCTTCATGATCCTGTTCTGCCTCTTAATATTGAG GCACCTAGTCATGATGATGCCGTGAAACTTGGGCTTGCTGTTTTTAATGCCGTGAAGGAATTTACTGCACTCGATATTTCTGCGCTAACTAAATTCATCCAAGTTTGA
- the LOC115995654 gene encoding uncharacterized protein LOC115995654, with protein sequence MRALPFGEAGGVVAAASSLSSSSSSSSSVTVNVIALNLGFNKIQFHSSPTFKASLPNPSPASLTPLCRSGLCRASQIAELFPTVSPEIVVREARLEDCWEVAETHCSSFFPEYSFPLDFVLRIDRLIGMLFGFSIPNGCERTCLVAVTGSSEEGSFLLGSEEFKIGGIDGRLSLVNKGYVAGILTVDTVADFLPRKGPLRQRRTGIAYISNVAVRESFRRKGIAKKLIAKAEAKARSWGCRAIALHCDISNPGATKLYTGQGFKVIKVAEGANWPQPRISPDVQFSFMMKLLNSKR encoded by the exons ATGCGAGCTTTACCATTTGGTGAAGCTGGAGGGGTTGTCGCTGCTGCTTCTTCTTTAtcgtcttcatcatcatcttcttcttcagttaCTGTAAATGTCATCGCCCTCAATCTGGGCTTCAACAAGATCCAATTCCATTCTTCTCCCACTTTCAAGGCTTCTCTTCCTAACCCTTCTCCTGCTTCTCTCACTCCTCTCTGCAGATCAG GTCTTTGTAGGGCTAGTCAAATAGCTGAACTATTCCCGACTGTATCGCCTGAGATTGTGGTTAGAGAGGCCAGATTGGAGGACTGCTGGGAAGTAGCCGAGACTCATTGCAGCTCCTTCTTCCCAGAGTACTCCTTCCCTCTCGATTTCGTGTTACGAATCGACAGACTGATAGGAATGCTGTTTGGATTCTCCATACCTAATGGCTGCGAGAGGACTTGTCTAGTTGCTGTCACTGGAAGCTCGGAGGAGGGTTCTTTTCTATTAGGAAGCGAAGAATTCAAGATTGGGGGAATTGATGGGAGATTGAGTCTCGTCAATAAGGGTTATGTGGCTGGGATACTCACTGTGGACACTGtcgctgattttctccctcgaAAAGGACCACTGCGGCAAAGAAG AACTGGGATTGCATACATATCGAATGTTGCTGTCCGGGAGAGCTTTCGCAGGAAGGGGATAGCGAAGAAGCTCATCGCTAAAGCCGAGGCTAAGGCGAGAAGCTGGGGGTGTCGCGCCATCGCGCTACATTGTGACATCAGCAACCCTGGAGCAACAAAACTGTACACAGGGCAAGGGTTCAAAGTCATAAAAGTGGCAGAAGGAGCTAACTGGCCTCAACCCAGAATCTCTCCAGATGTTCAGTTCAGTTTCATGATGAAGCTTCTAAACAGTAAAAGGTAG
- the LOC115996550 gene encoding GATA transcription factor 8-like codes for MDSNFVDEIDCGSFFDHIDDLIDFPPENECAGVGAGDCANFPSIWDEPLPDSDPIFSAAHSHSASDLSAELSVPYEDIVQLEWLSAFVEESFSDGGLTLGKENYPIIPKPESDKKFQAASSPISVLESSSSSSSSSNSSCSGGSGGKVMPLSPSQRGAQRARSKRPRPVAFNPRPVMQLIETPQPESFADSPVKKVPRPPPAGAPEQKKKKKIKLSMPALPSPGGPDQDQPGAQPVRKCMHCEITKTPQWRAGPMGPKTLCNACGVRYKSGRLFPEYRPAASPTFVPALHSNSHKKVVEMRTKAVTSLEQSPVSSLVAPTVTAPPEIN; via the exons ATGGATTCAAATTTCGTGGATGAAATAGACTGCGGCAGCTTCTTCGATCACATTGACGACCTGATCGATTTCCCACCGGAAAATGAGTGCGCCGGTGTCGGCGCCGGCGATTGCGCCAATTTCCCCAGCATTTGGGACGAGCCCTTGCCGGATTCCGACCCCATTTTCTCCGCCGCCCACAGCCATTCCGCTTCCGACCTCTCCGCCGAGCTCTCAGTTCCG TACGAGGATATTGTGCAGCTGGAATGGCTTTCAGCCTTTGTGGAAGAATCATTCTCGGATGGAGGGCTAACTCTTGGCAAAGAGAACTATCCGATCATCCCGAAGCCGGAATCGGACAAGAAATTCCAGGCTGCTTCGAGCCCGATTTCGGTTCTGGAGAGCAGTAGTAGCAGCAGCAGTAGCAGTAATTCGTCGTGCTCGGGAGGCTCGGGGGGTAAGGTGATGCCGTTGAGCCCGAGCCAGCGTGGGGCGCAGCGGGCACGCAGCAAGCGCCCCCGCCCGGTGGCGTTTAACCCTAGGCCGGTGATGCAGCTGATCGAGACTCCGCAGCCCGAGAGCTTTGCAGATTCTCCTGTGAAGAAGGTTCCCAGGCCGCCACCGGCAGGAGCGCCCgagcagaagaagaaaaagaagatcaAGTTGTCCATGCCGGCCTTGCCTAGTCCAGGCGGCCCGGATCAGGATCAGCCCGGAGCGCAGCCAGTCAGGAAATGTATGCATTGCGAGATCACAAAAACGCCTCAGTGGAGGGCAGGTCCCATGGGGCCTAAAACGCTCTGCAACGCGTGCGGGGTTCGTTACAAGTCGGGCAGGCTGTTCCCCGAGTACAGGCCTGCAGCCAGCCCTACATTCGTTCCAGCCCTTCACTCCAACTCCCACAAGAAGGTCGTCGAGATGAGAACCAAGGCCGTCACCAGCCTCGAGCAATCCCCCGTTTCTTCTCTCGTAGCTCCAACAGTCACTGCTCCACCCGAGATCAATTGA